One Punica granatum isolate Tunisia-2019 chromosome 3, ASM765513v2, whole genome shotgun sequence genomic window carries:
- the LOC116198910 gene encoding uncharacterized protein At1g24485-like, with the protein MGMSMEIHVLLLVLLLAVKALSQGKTTLLRIDCGAESSYDTFDDGSHWEADENYIASGTNENVSTNSLTRLTQLNTLRVFKKGSRNCYTLPTPTATRYFIKASFFYGNYDGRSKGPTFDLQFNGNKWATIETSSTTIQYQEVIHTSQGSNNVSICLVRTEDKQFPFISTLEIWPLAENMYYGMKRDLAWIKSYRYNYGAEQTKWIIGYPDDPYNRVWEPYIPSGLTQVTSTAFSIEYTSVNFPPDDAITVAVEAQDLSDPIDLQFTFATTNNLTYIVFYFTEVSFLGENDTRYIDIYINNNFLMTLVPEYGNCSWAWATAQSIDSLMIQLKANENSTLPPVISAIEVYTASGDGNPSLPNPKRKKNLALIIGLSVGLPVGLLLILVSIYFIIWRKPNPVQGQVTIATVSRPKNGHDQAQAQAQAKPQDESMSMSTTIASTQGLLRPSQNNIVNDHHRQPIDTQENVGSSYVTLATSRPPQPNNQSLTVATGSSSTVNGNPGNQDLALQAPDFNQEELNKLLELHSNRNRTS; encoded by the exons ATGGGTATGTCAATGGAGATTCACGTGTTGCTGTTAGTTCTCCTGCTTGCTGTGAAAGCTCTCTCTCAAG GAAAGACGACGTTGCTGAGGATAGACTGTGGAGCGGAATCAAGCTATGACACATTTGATGATGGAAGCCACTGGGAGGCCGATGAGAACTACATCGCATCGGGCACAAACGAGAACGTCTCGACCAACAGCCTCACCAGATTAACCCAACTCAACACCCTCCGAGTCTTCAAGAAAGGAAGCCGCAACTGCTACACTTTACCAACGCCAACGGCAACGAGGTACTTCATCAAGGCCTCCTTCTTTTATGGTAACTACGACGGGCGCTCCAAGGGGCCAACTTTCGACCTTCAGTTCAATGGAAACAAGTGGGCAACAATCGAGACCTCCTCCACAACAATCCAGTACCAGGAGGTGATCCACACGAGCCAAGGGTCGAACAACGTAAGCATCTGTCTGGTCCGGACTGAGGACAAGCAGTTCCCGTTCATCTCGACTCTTGAGATTTGGCCTCTGGCTGAGAATATGTACTATGGTATGAAGAGGGATCTAGCGTGGATCAAGAGTTACCGATACAACTATGGAGCAGAACAAACCAAGTGGATAATAGG GTACCCTGATGACCCTTATAATCGGGTGTGGGAACCATATATTCCATCAGGCTTGACTCAAGTGACCTCTACTGCATTTTCGATCGAGTACACCAGTGTAAATTTTCCGCCGGATGATGCAATAACTGTCGCAGTTGAAGCGCAGGACCTCTCAGACCCTATCGATCTACAGTTCACATTCGCCACAACCAATAACCTCACCTACATCGTCTTCTACTTCACCGAGGTAAGCTTCCTGGGTGAAAACGATACAAGATACATCGATATCTACATCAATAACAATTTCTTGATGACTCTGGTCCCGGAGTACGGGAACTGCTCATGGGCATGGGCCACCGCGCAGTCGATCGACTCTTTAATGATTCAGTTGAAAGCAAATGAAAACTCCACGCTCCCTCCTGTGATAAGTGCCATCGAAGTGTACACAGCCAGTGGGGATGGAAACCCGAGCTTGCCCAAtccaaagaggaagaagaacctGGCTCTGATTATCGGCTTATCGGTTGGCTTACCTGTAGGTCTCTTGCTTATACTTGTCTCTATTTATTTCATAATATGGAGGAAGCCGAATCCAGTCCAAGGGCAGGTCACGATAGCTACTGTAAGTCGGCCTAAAAATGGTCATGATCAAGCTCAAGCTCAAGCTCAAGCGAAGCCTCAAGACGAGAGCATGTCAATGAGCACGACAATTGCTAGCACACAGGGGCTACTTCGGCCATCACAGAACAATATCGTCAACGATCATCATCGTCAACCAATCGACACTCAAGAGAACGTTGGATCATCCTATGTCACCTTAGCCACAAGCCGCCCACCCCAGCCAAACAATCAGTCCCTGACAGTGGCAACAGGAAGCTCTAGCACAGTGAATGGAAATCCCGGGAATCAAGATCTGGCATTGCAGGCACCGGATTTCAACCAAGAGGAGCTCAATAAGCTGCTCGAGTTGCATAGCAACAGAAACAGAACATCATAG
- the LOC116199157 gene encoding (-)-germacrene D synthase-like isoform X1: MTSCVVNAQMTFYATGRIQKQSRSSPTCSPRGPGSVAQLPAQRRCSNNFPGSHDKVLVIQRAQDSSKEAEVTYASAARRSADYHPSVWGDYFLKYASQDTTPVDDDKAVQQIQELKSEVKRMLASEDYSRPAKKLNLIDQIQRLGIAYHFDREIKDFLEDIYASIRRNGATEDEDDLHTTALRFRLLRQHGYWISSRVFDKFKGREGNFDASLVNDVRGLLSLYEASHCSTRGEETLDEALSFCFTHLKSMEEKPVIVAHALKQCIHREMPRLEVRRYIETYQCIDSHNEVFLSLAKLDFNLTQQLHQREVAETSWWWKDLDFKRQLPFVRDRIAECYLWNLSVYFEPEYSLARKFVTKVMAMVTAVDDIYDSYGTIEELELFTRAVDRWDINAADELPGYMQVCYTALLDVYSGIGDMLAEQGRSYYLYYMKEAVKIMVRFYFQEAKWFHQQYIPTVEEYMEVAVVTLGYQMLIIVSLLGMPEITTEETFQWLLSNPKIVRASAVTCRLMDDIASHKFEQARGHVASVVECYMKQYGVTEPEAENELKKRVEDAWKDINEEWLHLTEAPPHVLMRIVNYARVVDVMYKDGDCFTNSQTKLKDIIASLLLDPVPV; the protein is encoded by the exons ATGACGAGCTGTGTCGTCAATGCACAAATGACTTTTTATGCCACAGGACGGATCCAAAAACAGAGCCGGAGCTCTCCGACATGTAGTCCCCGAGGTCCGGGATCAGTGGCCCAGCTGCCTGCACAAAGACGATGTTCAAATAACTTTCCTGGCTCCCATGATAAA GTTCTGGTAATTCAACGTGCTCAGGATTCTTCAAAAGAAGCTGAAGTCACCTATGCATCTGCTGCACGCCGCTCTGCCGATTATCATCCAAGCGTTTGGGGTGACTATTTCCTCAAGTATGCTTCTCAAGACACAACGCCG GTAGACGACGACAAAGCAGTGCAGCAAATTCAGGAACTGAAGTCAGAAGTGAAGAGGATGCTTGCGTCCGAAGATTATAGTAGGCCCGCAAAAAAACTAAATCTGATCGATCAGATTCAACGTTTAGGAATTGCCTATCACTTTGATAGAGAAATCAAGGATTTCCTTGAAGACATTTATGCCAGCATCCGTCGAAATGGCGCCACCGAGGATGAAGATGATCTGCACACTACAGCTCTCCGATTTCGACTGTTGCGACAACATGGTTACTGGATTTCATCGC GTGTCTTTGACAAATTCAAGGGCCGCGAAGGAAATTTTGATGCATCGCTAGTCAATGACGTGAGAGGGCTGCTAAGTTTGTATGAAGCGAGTCACTGTAGCACACGAGGGGAAGAAACTCTGGATGAAGCACTTAGTTTCTGCTTTACCCACCTCAAATCCATGGAAGAGAAGcctgtcatagtagctcaTGCCTTGAAGCAGTGTATACATCGAGAGATGCCGAGGCTGGAGGTGAGACGATATATTGAGACATACCAATGCATCGATTCCCACAATGAAGTCTTCTTGAGCTTGGCAAAGCTGGACTTCAACTTGACCCAGCAACTACACCAGAGGGAAGTCGCCGAAACTTCATG GTGGTGGAAAGACTTGGACTTCAAGAGGCAGCTACCTTTTGTGCGAGATAGGATCGCAGAATGCTACTTGTGGAACTTAAGCGTGTATTTTGAGCCTGAGTACTCGCTTGCCAGAAAATTTGTCACGAAAGTGATGGCAATGGTCACGGCTGTTGATGACATATATGACTCTTACGGTACAATCGAAGAGCTGGAACTCTTTACAAGAGCTGTGGACAG gtGGGACATTAATGCCGCAGATGAGCTTCCTGGTTATATGCAAGTCTGTTATACAGCACTTCTTGATGTGTACTCCGGAATCGGGGATATGTTGGCCGAGCAAGGAAGATCATACTACCTCTACTATATGAAAGAAGCG GTGAAAATTATGGttcgattttattttcaagaagCCAAATGGTTCCACCAACAGTACATACCCACGGTGGAGGAGTACATGGAAGTTGCAGTAGTAACACTTGGCTACCAAATGCTGATAATCGTATCACTCCTCGGAATGCCAGAAATCACCACAGAAGAGACCTTTCAGTGGTTGCTCAGTAACCCCAAGATAGTGAGAGCATCAGCAGTGACCTGCCGGCTCATGGACGATATCGCTTCTCATAAG TTTGAGCAAGCGAGAGGACATGTTGCATCTGTGGTGGAGTGCTACATGAAGCAATATGGAGTTACGGAGCCAGAAGCAGAGAACGAGCTCAAGAAACGAGTCGAAGATGCATGGAAGGACATCAATGAAGAGTGGCTCCATCTCACTGAAGCACCACCCCATGTTCTCATGCGAATTGTCAACTATGCGCGTGTGGTCGATGTAATGTATAAGGATGGTGATTGCTTCACAAATTCGCAGACGAAGCTGAAGGATATTATAGCTTCTCTACTCCTTGATCCAGTTCCAGTATGA
- the LOC116199157 gene encoding (-)-germacrene D synthase-like isoform X2 — protein MLASEDYSRPAKKLNLIDQIQRLGIAYHFDREIKDFLEDIYASIRRNGATEDEDDLHTTALRFRLLRQHGYWISSRVFDKFKGREGNFDASLVNDVRGLLSLYEASHCSTRGEETLDEALSFCFTHLKSMEEKPVIVAHALKQCIHREMPRLEVRRYIETYQCIDSHNEVFLSLAKLDFNLTQQLHQREVAETSWWWKDLDFKRQLPFVRDRIAECYLWNLSVYFEPEYSLARKFVTKVMAMVTAVDDIYDSYGTIEELELFTRAVDRWDINAADELPGYMQVCYTALLDVYSGIGDMLAEQGRSYYLYYMKEAVKIMVRFYFQEAKWFHQQYIPTVEEYMEVAVVTLGYQMLIIVSLLGMPEITTEETFQWLLSNPKIVRASAVTCRLMDDIASHKFEQARGHVASVVECYMKQYGVTEPEAENELKKRVEDAWKDINEEWLHLTEAPPHVLMRIVNYARVVDVMYKDGDCFTNSQTKLKDIIASLLLDPVPV, from the exons ATGCTTGCGTCCGAAGATTATAGTAGGCCCGCAAAAAAACTAAATCTGATCGATCAGATTCAACGTTTAGGAATTGCCTATCACTTTGATAGAGAAATCAAGGATTTCCTTGAAGACATTTATGCCAGCATCCGTCGAAATGGCGCCACCGAGGATGAAGATGATCTGCACACTACAGCTCTCCGATTTCGACTGTTGCGACAACATGGTTACTGGATTTCATCGC GTGTCTTTGACAAATTCAAGGGCCGCGAAGGAAATTTTGATGCATCGCTAGTCAATGACGTGAGAGGGCTGCTAAGTTTGTATGAAGCGAGTCACTGTAGCACACGAGGGGAAGAAACTCTGGATGAAGCACTTAGTTTCTGCTTTACCCACCTCAAATCCATGGAAGAGAAGcctgtcatagtagctcaTGCCTTGAAGCAGTGTATACATCGAGAGATGCCGAGGCTGGAGGTGAGACGATATATTGAGACATACCAATGCATCGATTCCCACAATGAAGTCTTCTTGAGCTTGGCAAAGCTGGACTTCAACTTGACCCAGCAACTACACCAGAGGGAAGTCGCCGAAACTTCATG GTGGTGGAAAGACTTGGACTTCAAGAGGCAGCTACCTTTTGTGCGAGATAGGATCGCAGAATGCTACTTGTGGAACTTAAGCGTGTATTTTGAGCCTGAGTACTCGCTTGCCAGAAAATTTGTCACGAAAGTGATGGCAATGGTCACGGCTGTTGATGACATATATGACTCTTACGGTACAATCGAAGAGCTGGAACTCTTTACAAGAGCTGTGGACAG gtGGGACATTAATGCCGCAGATGAGCTTCCTGGTTATATGCAAGTCTGTTATACAGCACTTCTTGATGTGTACTCCGGAATCGGGGATATGTTGGCCGAGCAAGGAAGATCATACTACCTCTACTATATGAAAGAAGCG GTGAAAATTATGGttcgattttattttcaagaagCCAAATGGTTCCACCAACAGTACATACCCACGGTGGAGGAGTACATGGAAGTTGCAGTAGTAACACTTGGCTACCAAATGCTGATAATCGTATCACTCCTCGGAATGCCAGAAATCACCACAGAAGAGACCTTTCAGTGGTTGCTCAGTAACCCCAAGATAGTGAGAGCATCAGCAGTGACCTGCCGGCTCATGGACGATATCGCTTCTCATAAG TTTGAGCAAGCGAGAGGACATGTTGCATCTGTGGTGGAGTGCTACATGAAGCAATATGGAGTTACGGAGCCAGAAGCAGAGAACGAGCTCAAGAAACGAGTCGAAGATGCATGGAAGGACATCAATGAAGAGTGGCTCCATCTCACTGAAGCACCACCCCATGTTCTCATGCGAATTGTCAACTATGCGCGTGTGGTCGATGTAATGTATAAGGATGGTGATTGCTTCACAAATTCGCAGACGAAGCTGAAGGATATTATAGCTTCTCTACTCCTTGATCCAGTTCCAGTATGA